The following are encoded together in the uncultured Methanobrevibacter sp. genome:
- a CDS encoding aspartate dehydrogenase, which produces MKVGIIGCGAIANIITTSIVPEENGIDIAYFFDKDIERAENLASLAGGVAALDFDDMVDNVDLVLECASPDSVKQLAPKVLMKGKDMIVMSIGAFMDMDFYNDVLKIAKENGAKIHLPSGAVVGLDGIKAVAKFGLKEVNLVTRKSPKSLGKDIDKEEILFEGKASEAVKEFPLNINVAATISMACNRDIDVKIIVDPKVDRNVHEITAKGDFGEFKTTTMNYPCAANPKTSMLAALSAIRLLKSFNETISVGM; this is translated from the coding sequence ATGAAAGTAGGTATTATAGGATGTGGAGCTATAGCTAATATTATAACAACCAGCATAGTTCCTGAAGAAAACGGCATTGATATTGCATACTTTTTTGATAAGGATATTGAAAGGGCTGAAAATCTGGCAAGTCTGGCCGGAGGAGTAGCCGCACTTGACTTTGATGATATGGTGGATAATGTAGATCTGGTCCTCGAATGTGCATCACCTGATTCAGTCAAGCAACTGGCGCCTAAAGTATTGATGAAAGGCAAAGACATGATTGTAATGAGCATTGGTGCATTTATGGACATGGACTTTTACAATGATGTTTTAAAAATTGCCAAGGAAAACGGTGCTAAAATTCATTTGCCGTCAGGTGCTGTTGTGGGGCTGGACGGAATTAAAGCTGTAGCTAAATTCGGACTTAAAGAAGTAAATCTCGTAACCCGTAAATCCCCAAAATCTCTTGGGAAAGATATTGATAAAGAGGAAATATTATTTGAAGGAAAGGCTTCAGAAGCAGTCAAGGAGTTCCCTTTAAACATCAATGTTGCAGCAACAATAAGTATGGCATGCAACAGGGATATTGATGTTAAGATAATTGTGGATCCTAAAGTTGACAGAAATGTTCATGAAATTACTGCAAAAGGAGACTTCGGTGAGTTTAAAACCACTACTATGAATTATCCGTGTGCTGCCAATCCGAAAACAAGCATGCTTGCAGCACTTTCTGCAATCAGATTGCTTAAAAGTTTCAATGAAACAATCAGTGTAGGAATGTAA
- a CDS encoding tRNA-binding protein, protein MWDTTKDYRILVASKARENYLNLIPTASFRGSWNKKQAVDLGKQMNSDFQSLTYSYLEGDELVNSPDVEALKEKALKIIEYLGGDDWNKKFLSNAPKEDREKTQENIAKVRFFLDTIIGLKDRLALGPINDPIMGVDIKVGEVMSVTTHPKNDNLMLCNVNLGKRAITVVTNDMNVKDDNKVGVSLLPPQSFSDIVSEGMFLGMDGNILKDVEGELGEMPKGIPMESLNETRNLVENYLK, encoded by the coding sequence TTGTGGGATACAACAAAAGATTATAGAATTTTAGTAGCAAGCAAGGCAAGAGAAAACTATCTGAATCTCATTCCGACAGCATCTTTTAGAGGCAGCTGGAACAAAAAGCAGGCTGTTGATTTAGGAAAGCAAATGAACAGTGATTTTCAATCATTGACTTACTCTTATTTGGAAGGAGATGAATTGGTAAACTCCCCTGACGTTGAAGCTTTAAAAGAAAAAGCATTGAAAATTATAGAATATTTAGGTGGAGATGACTGGAATAAAAAGTTTTTAAGCAATGCTCCAAAGGAAGATCGAGAAAAAACCCAGGAAAACATTGCAAAAGTAAGATTTTTCCTAGACACAATCATTGGTTTGAAAGACCGTTTGGCATTAGGCCCTATAAATGATCCGATAATGGGCGTTGACATCAAAGTCGGAGAAGTTATGAGCGTTACCACACATCCTAAAAACGATAATTTAATGCTGTGCAATGTCAATTTGGGAAAACGTGCAATTACTGTTGTTACCAACGATATGAATGTTAAAGACGACAATAAGGTTGGAGTCTCCTTATTACCTCCACAATCCTTTAGTGACATCGTAAGTGAAGGAATGTTTTTAGGAATGGACGGAAATATTCTCAAAGATGTTGAGGGAGAACTTGGAGAGATGCCTAAAGGAATTCCAATGGAATCTCTTAATGAAACACGTAATCTCGTGGAAAATTATTTAAAATAA
- the serA gene encoding phosphoglycerate dehydrogenase encodes MKVLVADSINEKGIENLREVAEVVVDTSITPEELANTIHEYDGIIVRSRTKLTADIIKKADNMKIIARAGVGVDNIDLDAATEKGIMVVNSPESTSVTVAEHTMGLILSMARKISIADKSVKEGKWEKKNFMGVELRNKTLGVIGMGRIGSQVVNRCKAFGMDAMAYDPYLPEEVAKQMGVDLTDLDTVLKNSDFITIHVPLTPETKHSISAEQFEIMKDGAYIVNCARGGIIDEEALYDALVNNKIGGAALDVYEEEPPKDSKLFELDNIVLTPHIAASTKEAQRDAAIIVADEIIDLAKGKNPRNVLNMPRIDNNTYQEVAPYIELCEKLGSFISQGVNGKIKEIEIIYSGELAEIDNLEILTRTVIQGAVNPFLSSPVNAVNAALVAKDRGISITEGRKNKAKGYESLIKVIAKSSDDVFSAEGTHLHEARILKVNDYWVDVIPEGHMFIAKYEDVPGSIGKIGTKLGEHNVNIGIMQVGRDEKGGRAIMVLTLDKEIPKDVIKEIQALDNVYEANGLEL; translated from the coding sequence ATGAAAGTACTCGTTGCTGATTCAATTAATGAAAAGGGTATTGAAAATTTAAGGGAAGTTGCTGAAGTTGTTGTAGACACCAGCATTACTCCTGAAGAATTAGCAAATACCATTCACGAATACGATGGAATCATCGTAAGAAGTCGGACAAAATTAACTGCAGACATTATTAAAAAAGCAGACAACATGAAAATTATTGCAAGAGCTGGTGTTGGTGTAGATAACATCGATTTAGATGCAGCTACCGAAAAAGGTATCATGGTAGTCAATTCACCGGAATCCACTTCAGTTACTGTTGCGGAACACACTATGGGATTAATCTTAAGCATGGCTCGTAAAATTTCCATTGCAGACAAATCAGTTAAAGAAGGCAAATGGGAAAAGAAAAACTTTATGGGTGTTGAGCTAAGGAACAAAACTCTCGGTGTAATCGGTATGGGAAGAATCGGATCCCAAGTAGTCAACAGATGCAAAGCTTTTGGTATGGATGCAATGGCATACGACCCATACTTACCTGAAGAAGTCGCAAAACAAATGGGTGTAGATTTAACCGACTTGGATACCGTGCTTAAAAATTCTGACTTTATTACAATCCACGTCCCACTTACTCCTGAAACCAAACATTCAATTTCAGCTGAACAGTTTGAAATCATGAAAGATGGTGCTTACATTGTAAACTGTGCACGTGGTGGAATCATTGATGAAGAAGCATTATACGATGCTTTAGTAAATAATAAAATAGGTGGAGCCGCTTTAGACGTATATGAAGAAGAGCCTCCTAAAGATTCAAAATTATTCGAACTAGATAACATTGTATTAACTCCTCACATTGCAGCTTCAACCAAAGAAGCTCAAAGAGATGCTGCTATTATTGTAGCTGATGAAATTATCGATTTGGCCAAAGGTAAAAACCCTAGAAATGTTTTAAACATGCCTAGAATCGACAATAACACTTACCAGGAAGTAGCACCTTACATAGAATTATGTGAAAAATTAGGTAGTTTCATCTCCCAGGGAGTAAACGGTAAAATTAAAGAAATTGAAATTATTTACAGCGGTGAATTAGCTGAAATCGATAACCTTGAAATATTAACAAGAACTGTTATTCAGGGAGCTGTTAATCCGTTCTTAAGTTCTCCTGTAAATGCAGTTAATGCAGCTCTCGTTGCAAAAGACAGAGGAATCAGCATTACTGAAGGAAGAAAAAATAAAGCAAAAGGCTATGAATCATTAATTAAAGTTATTGCAAAAAGTTCAGATGACGTATTCTCCGCTGAAGGTACCCATCTTCACGAAGCAAGAATTTTAAAAGTAAATGATTACTGGGTCGACGTTATTCCTGAAGGACACATGTTCATTGCAAAATACGAAGATGTTCCTGGAAGTATCGGTAAAATTGGTACAAAATTAGGAGAACATAACGTAAACATCGGAATTATGCAAGTCGGAAGAGATGAAAAAGGCGGAAGAGCCATCATGGTTCTGACTTTAGATAAAGAAATTCCAAAAGATGTTATTAAAGAAATCCAAGCTTTAGACAATGTCTATGAAGCTAACGGATTAGAATTATAA
- a CDS encoding Mov34/MPN/PAD-1 family protein — MGFMSKLFGNNDEEFNEVRVDREVLESVIYYAKKSYPNEFLAFFDGEIKDKVLYITSLIFLPGETCETGAVIHNELIPMNTKYFGSVHSHPGPSAMPSDADLTTFSRHGYFHMIVCLPYSLETFRAYDRYGQSAEYSVGDYGYLLDNNPDDFFDESDVVTDDDEFKPGFFDEDDDEFFKHLDDEEERINHYEEFERRNQINVISKTQMPNQVIKIELNPDGTVKKVSRNFKD, encoded by the coding sequence ATGGGATTCATGTCAAAACTGTTTGGAAATAATGATGAGGAATTTAACGAAGTCAGGGTAGACAGGGAAGTTTTGGAATCAGTAATTTATTATGCAAAAAAGTCTTATCCCAATGAGTTTCTGGCATTCTTTGACGGTGAAATTAAAGATAAAGTTCTCTACATTACCAGTCTGATTTTTCTGCCTGGTGAAACATGTGAAACAGGAGCAGTTATTCACAACGAACTGATTCCTATGAATACAAAATATTTCGGATCTGTTCACTCACACCCAGGTCCAAGCGCAATGCCGTCAGATGCTGATTTAACAACATTTTCCCGACATGGTTATTTTCATATGATAGTATGTCTTCCTTATTCACTTGAAACCTTCAGGGCCTATGACCGTTACGGCCAGTCTGCTGAATATAGTGTAGGGGACTACGGATATCTGCTTGACAACAATCCTGATGATTTTTTTGATGAAAGCGATGTAGTTACAGATGATGACGAATTCAAACCTGGATTTTTCGATGAAGATGATGATGAATTCTTCAAACACCTTGACGATGAGGAAGAAAGAATCAATCATTATGAAGAATTTGAAAGACGAAACCAGATTAATGTTATATCAAAAACTCAAATGCCAAATCAGGTTATAAAAATAGAGCTTAATCCTGATGGGACTGTAAAAAAAGTTTCTAGAAACTTTAAAGACTGA
- a CDS encoding tRNA(His) guanylyltransferase Thg1 family protein, translating into MKEFEVYSSLRVPKNSKIIMRLDGRSFHSLARDLNLVKPYDENFYNVICEVCRDLFEEFSPIFVYTFSDEISLLFDKVPFDGRIEKLDSVIASFTASSFVMHYDTQFKKPPSFDSRIIPISDGDILSYFRWRQDECWRNCVNSHGISYLKSKYSNTEANDIIKGMNLSDINELLFENGINLNDVEIYKKRGIGIYRKNKKIVGFNKKENKNQTSYRSYIYKDWELPIFSEKFFKKLR; encoded by the coding sequence ATGAAAGAATTTGAAGTTTATTCATCTTTAAGAGTTCCCAAAAACTCTAAAATCATTATGCGATTGGATGGGAGAAGTTTTCATTCCCTAGCTCGTGATTTAAATCTGGTCAAACCATATGATGAAAATTTCTATAATGTCATCTGTGAAGTTTGCAGAGATTTGTTTGAAGAGTTTTCACCCATATTCGTTTATACTTTTTCAGATGAAATAAGCTTGCTTTTTGATAAGGTTCCTTTTGACGGCAGAATTGAAAAACTTGATTCTGTTATTGCGAGTTTTACGGCCAGTTCCTTTGTTATGCATTATGATACTCAATTCAAAAAGCCTCCTTCATTTGATTCGAGGATTATTCCAATTTCAGATGGGGATATATTGAGCTATTTCAGATGGAGGCAGGATGAGTGCTGGAGAAACTGTGTCAACTCACATGGCATTTCATACCTCAAATCAAAGTATTCAAATACTGAAGCAAACGACATCATAAAAGGCATGAATTTAAGTGACATTAATGAATTATTGTTCGAAAATGGCATTAACTTAAATGATGTTGAAATTTATAAAAAAAGAGGAATTGGAATATACAGGAAAAATAAAAAAATAGTAGGTTTCAACAAAAAAGAAAATAAAAATCAGACTTCCTACAGAAGCTATATCTATAAGGACTGGGAACTTCCGATATTTTCTGAAAAGTTCTTCAAAAAGTTAAGGTGA
- a CDS encoding heavy metal-binding domain-containing protein, whose protein sequence is MVSIEEFAISTANDIPGFKILETKGFIYGLTVRSRGAGGQIGAGIKSIFGGEIKQYVTMMEESRDEALKRAIEHAKELGANGIVAIRFDSNEISDVMQEILVYGTAVVVEKE, encoded by the coding sequence ATGGTATCTATAGAAGAATTTGCGATTTCTACTGCAAATGATATTCCCGGATTTAAAATATTAGAAACAAAAGGATTTATTTACGGTTTAACTGTCAGAAGCAGAGGTGCAGGTGGTCAAATAGGTGCGGGCATCAAATCCATTTTTGGCGGAGAAATCAAACAGTATGTAACCATGATGGAAGAGTCAAGGGATGAAGCTTTAAAAAGAGCAATCGAGCATGCAAAAGAATTGGGTGCAAACGGTATTGTAGCTATCCGATTTGATTCAAATGAAATTTCCGATGTAATGCAGGAGATTTTAGTATACGGAACTGCTGTTGTCGTTGAGAAGGAATGA
- a CDS encoding PRC-barrel domain-containing protein yields the protein MVEVSKLRSLDIYTNTGHYVGRVEDVVLNIRLGTISKLQVRAIEQERRPTGFVNQFLGSIRGESPEDNDMRSFQNDVLTVDFDKVQAIGDIMLINPRDMKKVNPEPQIPEAPAPKQPETQPQNETQVQFD from the coding sequence ATGGTAGAAGTTTCAAAATTACGCAGTTTAGATATTTATACCAACACAGGACATTATGTTGGTCGTGTAGAAGATGTTGTTCTTAATATTAGATTAGGAACTATTTCAAAATTACAAGTCAGAGCAATTGAACAAGAAAGAAGACCTACTGGATTTGTTAACCAATTTTTAGGAAGTATTCGTGGTGAATCCCCAGAAGATAATGATATGAGGTCTTTCCAAAATGATGTATTAACCGTTGATTTTGATAAAGTTCAAGCTATTGGGGACATTATGTTAATAAACCCTAGGGACATGAAAAAAGTAAACCCGGAACCACAAATCCCTGAAGCACCAGCTCCAAAACAACCTGAAACTCAACCACAAAATGAAACTCAAGTTCAATTCGACTAA